A stretch of Malus sylvestris chromosome 11, drMalSylv7.2, whole genome shotgun sequence DNA encodes these proteins:
- the LOC126590412 gene encoding uncharacterized mitochondrial protein AtMg00810-like yields the protein MSDTSLFVQADGSDVILLLLYVDDIILTGSNTVKIQFVIDNLADVFDLKDMGTLTYFLGLQIQYNADGSLFVNQSKYTKELVKKAGMEHCKPTSTPSKPHSQLLTTEGTPLSDPTHYRRLVGALQYLTFTRPDIAHSVNVVCQYMTNPTELHMHLVKRIIRYLQDTATCGIRYTHSSDFQINAYSDSDWAADINTRRSITGYVVYLGSNPVSWQSKKQATVSRSSIEAEYKALAHCAADVFWIRSLLKDVHQVLTLPPTLHCDNLSALALCSNLVFHSKIKHLDTDYHFVREKVQK from the coding sequence ATGTCTGATACAAGTTTGTTTGTGCAAGCTGATGGGAGTGATGTTATTTTGCTTctgttatatgttgatgacatcatTCTGACTGGGTCCAATACTGTGAAGATTCAATTTGTGATTGACAATCTTGCAGATGTGTTTGATTTAAAAGATATGGGCACGTTGACATATTTTTTGGGTCTTCAGATTCAATATAATGCAGATGGATCTTTGTTTGTGAATCAGTCAAAGTATACGAAGGAATTAGTGAAAAAGGCTGGAATGGAGCATTGTAAGCCAACCTCAACACCTTCCAAACCACACTCTCAATTACTTACAACTGAGGGAACCCCATTGTCTGATCCTACACACTATAGAAGACTGGTTGGAGCCCTGCAATATCTTACTTTTACTCGGCCTGATATAGCACACTCTGTCAATGTCGTGTGCCAATATATGACCAATCCTACTGAGTTACATATGCATCTGGTCAAACGAATCATACGGTATCTGCAGGATACAGCAACCTGTGGTATCCGATACACTCACTCTTCTGATTTTCAGATAAATGCTTACTCTGATTCTGACTGGGCAGCAGACATTAATACAAGACGGTCCATTACAGGTTATGTGGTTTACTTAGGTTCTAATCCGGTTTCATGGCAGTCAAAGAAACAGGCAACGGTGTCTCGAAGTTCCATAGAGGCCGAGTACAAAGCCTTGGCCCATTGTGCTGCTGATGTATTCTGGATTCGTTCTCTTCTTAAGGATGTCCATCAAGTTCTTACACTACCTCCTACTTTACATTGTGATAACCTTTCAGCTCTAGCTTTATGTTCTAATCTAGTGTTCCATTCGAAGATTAAACATCTTGATACGGACTATCACTTTGTCCGTGAGAAAGTTCAAAAATGA
- the LOC126589677 gene encoding ribosome biogenesis protein BRX1 homolog 2-like, protein MGKKRKQSEAAVPEKKEEEVAPERPKRTLSGWKEKKDDDEVKPIESTGVFRNKEKVLVTCSRRISYRYRHLMLNVVDLMPHCKKDNKVDSKSSNGATLNELVELKNCSSCMFFECRKGKDLYLWMSKCPNGPSVKFLVNAVHTMEELKLTGNHLKGSRPILTFSSNFDKDAHWKLLKEMITQIFGIPKEHRKSKPYHDHVFVFSIVDDHIWFRNYQISVPHNESDKIARGGLDKMTLVEVGPRFCLNPIKIFGGSFGGPTLYENPFYISPNQIRTLEKKKKAGTFVKKVKAKTRRKMHELENPLEADEFSEMWKE, encoded by the exons ATGGGGAAGAAGAGAAAGCAGAGCGAGGCCGCGGTGCCagaaaagaaggaggaggaggttgCTCCGGAGAGGCCGAAGCGAACGCTTTCGGgttggaaggagaagaaggacgATGATGAAGTGAAACCGATTGAATCGACGGGAGTGTTTAGGAACAAAGAGAAGGTCTTGGTTACTTGCTCTCGTCGCATTAGTTACAG GTACCGACACCTGATGTTGAATGTGGTGGACCTGATGCCTCACTGTAAGAAGGACAATAAGGTGGATTCTAAATCAAGTAACGGCGCAACCCTTAACGAGCTGGTCGAGCTAAAGAATTGTTCTTCCTGTATGTTTTTTGAG TGCAGGAAGGGGAAAGATCTGTATCTGTGGATGTCAAAGTGCCCCAATGGGCCATCTGTGAAATTCTTAGTCAATGCTG TGCACACAATGGAGGAATTGAAGCTTACAGGAAATCATCTAAAAGGGTCACGGCCTATTTTGACTTTTTCATCCAACTTTGATAAAGATGCCCACTGGAAGCTTCTGAAGGAGATGATCACTCAG ATATTTGGCATTCCCAAGGAGCACAGAAAATCTAAACCCTATCATGATCACGTCTTTGTATTCTCTATCGTTGATGACCACATTTGGTTCCGAAACTATCAG ATATCTGTTCCTCATAACGAATCAGATAAAATAGCTCGAGGAGGCTTAGATAAAATGACCCTTGTTGAG GTTGGACCACGATTTTGTTTGAATCCGATCAAGATATTTGGTGGCAGCTTTGGAGGTCCAACATTATATGAGAATCCGTTTTACATATCACCCAATCAG ATTCGAACAttggagaaaaagaagaaggctgGGACCTTTGTCAAGAAAGTCAAAGCAAAGACGAGGAGAAAAATGCATGAGCTTGAAAATCCACTGGAGGCTGATGAGTTTTCTGAGATGTGGAAGGAATGA
- the LOC126589678 gene encoding stem-specific protein TSJT1-like produces MLAIFHKAFAHPPDELNSPASYNGSKKPKHPEETLRDFLSHHPHNSLSMGFGDAAVLAYVKPDQGSYSKHQRLFCGFDDIYCLFLGSLNNLCLLNKQYGLTKCSNEAMFVIEAYRTLRDRGPYPADQVVKDLEGSFAFVVYDSKGGNVFAALGSDGGEQLYWGIAADGSVVISDELEVIKEGCAKSFAPFPKGCMFHSEGGLMSFEHPMNKMKAMPRVDSEGAMCGANFKVDKYTRVNSIPRVGSEADWTEWASH; encoded by the exons ATGTTGGCCATTTTTCACAAGGCTTTTGCTCATCCGCCGGATGAGCTGAACAGTCCGGCGTCTTACAACGGAAGCAAGAAGCCTAAGCACCCAGAAGAGACTCTCAGAGACTTCCTCTCCCACCATCCTCACAACTCCCTCTCCATGGGATTTGGCGATGCTGCTGTCCTTGCTTACGTCAAGCCAGATCAAGGCTCCTACTCCAAACACCAGAG GTTGTTCTGTGGGTTTGATGACATATACTGCTTGTTTTTGGGGAGCTTGAACAATCTGTGTTTACTGAATAAGCAGTATGGTCTAACAAAATGCTCCAATGAGGCCATGTTTGTGATTGAAGCTTATAGAACCCTTCGAGATCGTGGTCCGTACCCAGCTGATCAGGTTGTGAAAGATCTTGAAGGAAGCTTTGCTTTTGTTGTCTATGACAGCAAGGGTGGCAATGTCTTTGCTGCACTG GGTTCTGATGGTGGAGAACAACTGTATTGGGGCATTGCAGCCGATGGATCTGTGGTTATTTCTGATGAATTGGAGGTCATAAAAGAGGGTTGTGCTAAATCATTTGCCCCTTTCCCAAAAG GATGCATGTTTCATAGTGAGGGAGGATTGATGAGCTTTGAGCATCCAATGAACAAGATGAAGGCAATGCCAAGGGTAGATAGTGAGGGGGCAATGTGTGGGGCCAACTTCAAAGTCGATAAATACACAAGGGTCAACAGCATTCCACGTGTCGGAAGTGAGGCTGATTGGACTGAGTGGGCCTCCCATTAG